A genome region from Cucumis sativus cultivar 9930 chromosome 4, Cucumber_9930_V3, whole genome shotgun sequence includes the following:
- the LOC101209041 gene encoding linoleate 13S-lipoxygenase 2-1, chloroplastic gives MLKSHHVSSHSSLEAAAFVNPKPFLLSNAKTTLLPIRWDGGRQNAKSHRLRLAGRPSTVIKASTVASSTEKAVAVKVFVTVKRVLGTGLYLERGLDDLADLFGKSLLLELISAEVDPVTGLEKGTIKKYAHKEDTERDEIIYEADFEIPPDFGPIGAIFVENEHHKEIFLKDVVIEGLPSGPLNFVCSSWINEKDYDDSRRIFFTTKSYLPSNTPEGLKRLREEELKVLQGDGVGKRENHERIYDYDVYNDLGDPDRDLALKRPVLGGKQFPYPRRCRTGRPRSKRDALSESRSSDNYVPRDEAFSPVKQATFSVRTLTSVLKGLIPALESVSTDTDIRFPHFPAIDDLYDNGVPLPAAKDGLRQLATVLPRLIDTVADRAEDILRFVPPETFYKDKFFWFRDEEFARQTLAGLNPYSIRLVTEWPLKSKLDPAVYGDPTSKITTEIVEQQIKGFMTLDEALKNKKLFILDYHDLFLPYVAKVRKLKGTTLYGSRTLFFLHKDSTLRPLAIELTRPPIDGKPQWKEVFTPFWDATRVWLWRVAKAHVLAHDSGYHQLVSHWLRTHCCVEPYIIAANRQLSAMHPIYRLLHPHFRYTMEINALARQALINADGIIETCFSPGKYSIEFSSVAYKAQWQFNLEALPADLINRGLAVEDPNAPHGLKLAIEDYPFANDGLILWDAIKEWATEYVNYYYPDPSLVKADEELQAWWTEVRTEGHADKKDEPWWPVLNTPEDLINIVTTIMWVPSGHHAAVNFGQYSFAGYFPNRPSIARINVPLEDVNEEKWEYFINKPENVLLETFPTQLQATKVTAVLNVLSSHSPDEEYMGKDIEAAWADDLFIKGAFEKFRGKLKELEGIIDERNANKNLKNRHGAGVAPYRLLKSESEPGVTGQGVPYSISI, from the exons atgcTGAAATCTCATCATGTGTCTTCCCATTCGAGTTTAGAGGCTGCAGCGTTTGTAAACCCAAAGCCATTTCTTTTGAGTAATGCAAAGACGACTTTGCTTCCAATAAGATGGGACGGTGGGAGACAAAATGCAAAGTCTCATCGTCTACGTTTGGCTGGGCGGCCTTCCACCGTTATCAAAGCCAGTACCGTCGCCAGTTCGACGGAGAAGGCGGTTGCGGTTAAAGTTTTTGTGACTGTAAAACGAGTTCTGGGGACTGGGTTGTATTTGGAACGAGGGCTTGATGACCTTGCTGATCTTTTTGGTAAATCGCTTCTTTTGGAGCTTATCAGTGCTGAGGTTGATCCTG TAACGGGATTGGAGAAGGGAACGATAAAGAAATATGCTCATAAAGAGGATACGGAACGTGATGAGATTATATACGAAGCAGACTTTGAAATTCCTCCTGATTTTGGTCCAATTGGAGCCATTTTCGTTGAGAATGAACATCACAAAGAGATTTTTCTCAAGGATGTTGTCATTGAAGGCCTCCCCTCTGGCCCTCTCAATTTCGTCTGCTCTTCTTGGATTAATGAGAAGGATTATGACGACAGCAGGAGAATCTTCTTCACCACTAAG TCATATTTGCCATCCAACACTCCTGAGGGCCTAAAGAGACTTAGAGAAGAAGAGCTCAAAGTTTTGCAAGGGGATGGCGTTGGCAAGCGTGAGAACCACGAAAGGATATATGATTATGATGTCTACAATGATCTAGGCGATCCCGATAGAGATCTCGCTCTCAAAAGACCTGTGCTTGGTGGAAAACAATTCCCTTATCCTCGTCGATGTAGAACCGGACGCCCACGTTCTAAAAGAG ATGCTTTATCTGAATCAAGAAGTTCAGACAATTATGTGCCTCGAGATGAAGCATTCTCACCAGTGAAACAAGCAACTTTTAGTGTGAGGACACTGACCTCAGTGCTAAAGGGGCTAATACCGGCTTTGGAGTCAGTTTCTACTGACACTGATATACGTTTCCCACATTTCCCTGCAATAGATGATCTTTATGATAATGGAGTTCCATTGCCTGCTGCCAAAGACGGTTTAAGGCAGTTGGCTACTGTCCTTCCAAGGCTTATTGACACTGTTGCTGATAGGGCTGAGGATATCTTGCGTTTCGTTCCTCCTGAAACATTTTATA AGGACAAATTCTTTTGGTTTAGAGATGAGGAATTTGCTAGACAGACACTTGCAGGTCTCAACCCGTACAGCATAAGGCTTGTTACG GAATGGCCATTGAAGAGTAAGCTTGACCCCGCTGTTTATGGTGATCCTACATCAAAAATCACTACTGAAATAGTGGAGCAACAAATCAAAGGTTTCATGACTCTGGATGAG GCTTTGAAAAACAAGAAGCTATTTATACTAGATTACCATGACCTCTTCCTACCATATGTAGCCAAAGTACGAAAACTTAAAGGCACCACATTGTATGGTTCAAGGACATTGTTCTTCTTACACAAAGATAGCACTCTAAGACCGTTGGCTATTGAGCTCACTAGGCCACCCATTGATGGCAAACCACAATGGAAAGAAGTTTTCACACCCTTTTGGGATGCCACTCGTGTCTGGCTTTGGAGGGTTGCTAAAGCCCATGTTTTAGCCCATGACTCTGGTTATCACCAACTTGTTAGTCATTG GCTTAGAACTCATTGTTGTGTAGAACCTTACATCATTGCAGCAAACAGACAACTTAGTGCAATGCATCCAATCTATAGACTTTTGCATCCTCATTTTCGATACACCATGGAGATCAATGCACTTGCTCGTCAAGCTCTCATCAATGCAGATGGGATCATTGAGACTTGTTTTTCCCCTGGAAAATACTCAATAGAATTTAGTTCTGTTGCTTACAAAGCTCAATGGCAGTTCAACTTAGAAGCTTTGCCTGCTGACTTAATTAACAG GGGGTTGGCCGTTGAGGACCCAAATGCACCACATGGACTGAAGCTTGCTATTGAAGACTACCCTTTTGCCAACGATGGCCTGATCCTTTGGGATGCCATCAAAGAATGGGCCACAGAATATGTCAATTACTATTATCCAGATCCAAGTCTTGTTAAGGCAGATGAGGAACTTCAAGCATGGTGGACTGAGGTTCGAACTGAAGGTCATGCAGATAAGAAGGATGAACCATGGTGGCCAGTTCTCAATACTCCTGAAGACCTTATCAATATTGTCACCACCATCATGTGGGTACCTTCAGGGCATCATGCAGCAGTGAACTTTGGCCAATACTCTTTCGCTGGATATTTCCCAAATCGACCTAGTATTGCTAGAATCAATGTTCCCCTGGAAGATGTAAATGAAGAGAAGTGGGAATACTTTATCAATAAGCCAGAGAATGTCCTTTTGGAGACATTTCCTACACAGCTTCAAGCGACGAAAGTCACGGCAGTTTTGAACGTATTGTCAAGTCATTCTCCAGATGAAGAGTATATGGGAAAAGATATTGAAGCAGCATGGGCTGATGACCTTTTTATAAAGGGAGCATTTGAGAAGTTCAGAGGAAAATTGAAGGAACTAGAAGGTATAATTGATGAAAGGAATGCTAACAAAAATCTAAAGAACAGACATGGAGCTGGGGTTGCGCCTTATAGACTTTTGAAGTCTGAATCAGAGCCTGGAGTGACAGGACAAGGAGTTCCTTACAGTATTTCTATTTAG
- the LOC101214400 gene encoding G-type lectin S-receptor-like serine/threonine-protein kinase LECRK3 has translation MALKITSSYFLFPPFLHSLLLLFILLVLPTCSFSQLFKNVTLGSSLTATQLNDHHNYWVSQSGDFAFGFLPLGTNTFLLAIWFDRIDEKTVLWSANRDNLVPKGSTFQFTNGGQLVLNDPGGNQIWTATVSSSGNSNRSVSYAAMLDSGNFVLAAADSEILWQSFDVPTDTILPSQTLNMGGTLVARYSESTYKSGRFQLVMQTDGNLVIYPRAFPLDKASNAYWASNTMGSGFQLVFNLSGSVDVIANNNTVLSTVLSTTLSPRNFYLRAILEHNGIFGLYAYPKPTHSSSMPRAWSQVSDSINICILVQTGWGSGVCGFNSYCRLGDDQRPFCSCPPGYILLDPNDEIKGCIPNFVAQSCDQSFHETDNFEFVAMENTNWPSANYGYFKVVSEEWCRNECLNDCFCAVAFFRNGECWKKRFPLGDGRMDPSVGGRALLKVRKQNSSFQPNDLVHKPTIVVVGSVLLGSSVFLNFFLFLLTLFIGYRLKKRKSKPVQRDPSILDVNLRIFSYEELNKATSGFIHQLGRGSFATVYKGTIDSEDNNNLVAVKKLDNLVQEGDQEFKAEVSAIVGTNHKNLVRLLGFCNEGEHRMLVYEFMHNGSLADFLFGTSKPNWYTRIQLILGIARGLCYLHEECSTQTIHCDIKPHNILLDDSFTARIADFGLAKLLKKDQTRTLTAIRGTKGYVAPEWFRSLPITVKVDVYSFGIIMLEIICCRRSYEKKVEDEEQMVLTDWAYDCFKDMKVEMLVENDEEAKMDLKRVKKFVMIAIWCIQEEPSLRPTMKKVLQMLEGAIEVSFPPDPCSFTSSSTII, from the coding sequence ATGGCTTTGAAAATCACATCATCTTACTTTCTCTTTCCCccatttcttcattctcttcttcttctttttattcttcttgttCTACCAACTTGTTCCTTTTCTCagctttttaaaaatgtaactCTGGGTTCATCTCTCACAGCAACTCAACTAAATGATCACCACAACTATTGGGTCTCCCAATCTGGTGATTTTGCTTTTGGGTTTCTACCCTTGGGAACTAATACTTTTTTGTTGGCCATTTGGTTCGACAGAATTGATGAAAAAACTGTGCTTTGGTCAGCTAATCGTGATAATTTGGTACCTAAAGGTTCCACATTTCAATTTACTAATGGCGGTCAACTTGTGCTTAATGATCCTGGAGGCAATCAAATATGGACGGCAACTGTAAGTTCCTCTGGAAATTCTAATCGATCTGTTTCCTATGCTGCGATGCTTGATAGTGGAAACTTTGTGTTGGCTGCGGCTGATTCTGAAATTTTGTGGCAAAGCTTTGATGTGCCTACTGATACAATTTTACCATCACAAACTTTGAATATGGGTGGAACTCTTGTTGCTCGTTATTCAGAATCCACTTATAAGAGTGGAAGGTTTCAACTTGTGATGCAAACTGATGGGAATCTTGTGATTTACCCAAGAGCATTCCCTTTGGATAAAGCAAGTAACGCTTACTGGGCAAGTAACACTATGGGCTCTGGCTTCCAACTTGTGTTCAACCTCTCTGGTTCCGTTGATGTCATTGCAAACAATAATACCGTTCTCTCAACTGTGCTATCAACCACCCTTTCGCCACGAAATTTTTACCTACGGGCGATTCTCGAGCATAATGGGATTTTTGGACTGTATGCTTACCCGAAGCCCACACATAGTTCGTCTATGCCGAGAGCTTGGTCTCAAGTGTCAGACTCTATAAACATTTGTATCTTGGTGCAGACTGGTTGGGGATCTGGAGTGTGTGGATTTAATAGTTACTGTAGGCTTGGTGATGATCAGAGGCCATTTTGTTCTTGTCCTCCTGGCTATATCTTGCTTGATCCAAATGATGAGATCAAGGGTTGTATACCTAACTTTGTTGCTCAGAGTTGCGATCAATCCTTTCATGAGACTGAtaactttgaatttgttgCTATGGAAAATACTAATTGGCCTAGTGCTAATTATGGCTATTTCAAAGTAGTAAGTGAGGAATGGTGCAGAAACGAATGTTTGAACGATTGTTTTTGTGCGGTTGCCTTCTTTAGAAATGGTGAATGTTGGAAGAAGCGGTTCCCTCTAGGTGATGGACGAATGGATCCTAGTGTTGGTGGAAGAGCACTTCTCAAAGTTAGGAAACAAAACTCTTCTTTCCAACCAAATGATCTTGTCCATAAACCTACAATAGTTGTCGTTGGATCAGTTCTATTAGGAAGCTCTGTATTTCTCAACTTCTTCTTATTCCTTCTCACTTTATTCATTGGCTACCGACTcaagaaaaggaaatcaaAGCCTGTTCAACGAGATCCATCCATTTTAGATGTGAATTTGAGGATCTTTAGCTATGAAGAGCTCAACAAGGCCACAAGTGGATTCATCCACCAGTTGGGGCGTGGCTCTTTTGCTACTGTTTATAAAGGGACTATTGACTCTGAGGACAACAATAACTTGGTTGCTGTTAAAAAGTTGGACAATTTAGTGCAAGAGGGAGACCAGGAATTTAAAGCTGAAGTGAGTGCTATTGTTGGAACAAACCACAAGAACTTAGTTCGATTGCTTGGATTTTGCAACGAAGGAGAGCACAGAATGTTGGTGTATGAATTCATGCATAATGGGTCTCTTGCAGATTTCCTTTTTGGGACTTCGAAACCAAATTGGTACACTAGAATTCAACTTATTCTTGGGATAGCTAGAGGACTATGTTATCTACACGAAGAGTGCAGCACTCAGACCATTCATTGTGATATTAAGCCTCATAACATCCTTTTGGATGATTCTTTTACCGCACGGATTGCAGACTTTGGTTTGgccaaacttttgaaaaaagatcAAACTAGAACTCTGACAGCGATTAGAGGAACCAAAGGATATGTGGCTCCAGAGTGGTTTAGAAGTCTTCCCATTACAGTGAAGGTGGATGTTTACAGTTTTGGGATAATAATGTTGGAGATTATATGTTGTAGAAGGAGTTATGAGAAGAAAGTAGAGGATGAAGAACAAATGGTGCTCACAGATTGGGCTTATGACTGCTTCAAAGACATGAAAGTGGAGATGTTGGTAGAAAACGATGAGGAGGCAAAGATGGACTTGAAGAGGGTGAAGAAGTTTGTGATGATAGCAATTTGGTGCATTCAAGAAGAACCATCCCTAAGGCCTACCATGAAGAAAGTTCTACAGATGCTGGAAGGTGCTATTGAAGTCTCTTTTCCACCTGATCCATGTTCCTTTACGAGTTCTAGTACAATTATCTGA